A stretch of Brassica napus cultivar Da-Ae chromosome C6, Da-Ae, whole genome shotgun sequence DNA encodes these proteins:
- the LOC106423027 gene encoding germin-like protein subfamily 1 member 11: MRSLIFLAILSLLALTFPVSIASEPSPVQDFCVGVNTPSDGVFVNGKFCKDPKLATVDDFFFTGLDRQRIATNAVGTNVTPVFADNLPGLNTLGIAFARVDYAPNGLIPPHTHPRASEFLIVQEGSLYAGFVSSDQDGNRLFSKILNKGDLIVFPVGLIHFHVNVGRGPAVAFTAFNSQNPGLITIAKTVFGSNPRINPNALAKAFQLDPRIVMSLQTKF, from the exons ATGAGGAGTCTTATATTTCTCGCAATTTTATCTCTCTTGGCTTTAACCTTTCCCGTATCCATTGCTTCTGAACCAAGCCCCGTTCAAGACTTTTGTGTCGGCGTAAACACCCCATCCGATGGTG TGTTTGTTAACGGAAAGTTTTGCAAAGACCCAAAGCTCGCCACAGTAGACGACTTTTTTTTCACAGGGCTTGACAGGCAAAGAATCGCAACTAATGCGGTCGGAACAAATGTGACACCTGTCTTTGCTGATAACCTTCCTGGGCTCAACACCCTTGGAATAGCATTTGCTCGTGTAGATTATGCACCAAACGGGCTGATCCCACCTCATACCCATCCACGTGCTAGCGAGTTCTTGATTGTCCAAGAAGGATCGCTTTACGCGGGGTTTGTCTCGTCAGACCAAGACGGAAATCGTCTATTCTCCAAAATACTCAACAAGGGTGATCTAATTGTGTTTCCAGTAGGACTCATCCATTTCCATGTCAATGTGGGACGAGGCCCAGCAGTTGCATTCACTGCTTTTAATAGCCAAAACCCAGGTCTCATCACTATTGCTAAAACCGTGTTTGGGTCTAACCCGCGGATAAACCCAAATGCTCTTGCAAAAGCATTCCAGTTGGATCCTAGGATTGTCATGAGCCTACAGACCAAATTCTGA